The following proteins are encoded in a genomic region of Oncorhynchus gorbuscha isolate QuinsamMale2020 ecotype Even-year linkage group LG11, OgorEven_v1.0, whole genome shotgun sequence:
- the LOC124047559 gene encoding homeobox protein SIX3-like — MVFRSPLELFPAHFLLPGMLLPEEPPACAPASALPGFRFSAAQVAGVCETLEETGDVERLARFLWSLPVAPGGACFITEHESVRRARAVVAFHTGNYRELYCILENHSFMRRASHGKLQAMWLEAHYREAERLRGRSLGPVDKYRIRKKFPLPRTIWDGETNSHCFKERTRGLLRERYLQDPYPDPARKRELARATGLTPTQVGNWFKNRRQRDRAAANKNRLAHHGMRPGAMLALARTECSPTGSACSPEMILSVMDSDSDFDI, encoded by the exons ATGGTGTTCAGATCCCCGCTAGAGCTCTTTCCCGCCCATTTCCTCCTGCCCGGCATGCTATTACCGGAGGAACCCCCTGCTTGCGCACCTGCCTCTGCTCTCCCTGGGTTCCGTTTCTCCGCggcgcag GTGGCCGGTGTGTGTGAGACTTTGGAGGAGACCGGGGACGTCGAGCGGCTCGCGCGGTTTCTGTGGTCCCTGCCGGTGGCCCCAGGTGGCGCGTGCTTCATTACAGAGCATGAGTCCGTCCGGAGGGCGCGTGCCGTGGTCGCCTTTCACACCGGGAACTACCGCGAACTCTATTGCATCCTGGAGAACCACAGCTTTATGCGCCGCGCCTCGCACGGTAAACTACAGGCCATGTGGCTCGAGGCGCACTACCGGGAGGCTGAGAGGCTGCGCGGGCGGTCGTTGGGCCCGGTGGACAAGTACCGTATCAGGAAGAAGTTCCCTTTACCAAGAACTATCTGGGACGGCGAGACAAACTCACACTgcttcaag GAGCGGACGCGGGGCCTGCTGAGGGAACGGTACCTCCAGGACCCTTACCCAGACCCCGCGAGGAAAAGGGAGCTGGCGCGCGCCACCGGGCTCACTCCAACACAGGTCGGGAACTGGTTCAAGAaccggagacagagagaccgcgCAGCCGCCAACAAGAACAG GCTCGCGCACCACGGGATGCGACCCGGAGCCATGCTCGCTCTGGCCAGGACAGAATGCAGCCCCACCGGAAGTGCATGCAGCCCGGAGATGATCCTCTCGGTAATGGACAGCGACTCTGACTTTGACATCTGA